GGCCCGGGCAACCGCCGTGGTCACCACCAGCGTGGCCGAGGGCTTTGGCCTGGCCTTTCTCGAACCGTGGCTGGCGGGCCGCCCCCTGCTGGGTCGTGATTTGCCGGAAATGACCAGCGACTTCAAGAACGAGGGGCTGGATCTGTCCGGCCTCTATGCCCGCTTGCTTGTTCCCCTGGAGTGGGTCGATCCTGTGGCCTTGCGGAACTCCATCGAGGAGGCTTGGCCGGCCCTCCTGGCTGCCTACGGCCGGTCGCCTCGCCGCGGCGACGTGGACAAGGCCTTTGCCGCCGCTTGTGAAAGGGACCGGGTGGATTTCGGCCGGCTGGATGAAGCATTGCAGGAAAAAGTCATCCGTCGCGTCAGGATGGGGAAGAAAACGATAAGGGAGCTTTCCCCTTCCCTCCTTTCATCCGGCCGGGAGCCTGCGCCCGTGGTCGAAAAGAACCGGCGCCTGACGGAACAACTCTTCAATTTGGATCAATACGGGCAACGCCTGCTCGAAATATACAACCATGTCCTTGAAAGTGAACCGGGCCCGACGGAGCCCATGAATCCCGACAAGCTTCTCGATATGTTCCTGGCGCCGGATCGGTTCTATCTGCTCCGGACGTGAGGCGGGGGCCATCCCGGTTTATGGCGTGTGTCGCGCACATGGCTTCCCCTCCAGAATATCGTGCCGCAGGCCGGGCATCGCAGAAGGTGTTCATGCCGAAGCCAGACACTCGGACGCATTCGGCCCCGGGAAGGCGAAGGAACTTTCCCAACTTGGTCGCCATGTGATCGAGCATAAAGCGCGGCCGGTTCTCTATAACGGAGTTCATGAGGTGCCCGGCAATCCGGGGGGGCGGCCTCTCCTCTTGAAGTATACCGCAAGCTTGTCATACAAGTGAAGGTCGGGAAAGGCGACGCTATGAACCTTGAGGTGTGGAGGAGAATAGAGATTGTTCAGGGCGACATCACCCGGCAGTCCGTGGATGCCATTGTCAACGCGGCCAACCCCAGCTTGCTGGGTGGCGGAGGGGTGGACGGCGCAATTCATCGCGCGGCAGGACCCGAATTGCTGGAGGAGTGCCGGCGGTTGGGCGGATGCCCGACCGGTGAGGCCCGCCTCACCCGGGGCTACGGATTGCCGGCCCGCTTCGTCATTCACACTCCGGGGCCGGTCTGGTCGGGCGGACATCACGGGGAACCGGAACTGTTGGCCGCTTGTTATACAAACTCCTTGGCCCTGGCGTCGCGCCACGGCTTGCGCACCGTGGCCTTCCCGTGCATAAGCACCGGAATGTACGGTTATCCCATTCGAAGCGCGGCCGAAGTCGCTCTTTCCACGGTGACCGATTACCTGCGCGACCATGCGGAAATAGAGAGGGTCGTGCACGTATGCTTTTCAGCAGGCGACCTTGAGCTGTACCGGCAGGCGCGCGATCACCTCGCCTGATCTCCCGTCTCGGCACCGCGGCGCGCCGGGTTGTCGTTGTCCATCAGGGCGTCCAGCGGGCTTTGGGCGGGGGCGCGGAAATCCTTTACCACATGGGTGTAAATCATGGTCGTTTCGACATTCGTGTGCCCGAGGTATTCCTGGATTTGTCGCAGGTCTACGCCGGCCAGCAGAAGATGAGTGGCGAAACTGTGTCGCAGCGTATGGACGGACAAAGGCTTTGGGATCCCGGTCCGGAGGGCCGCTTCCCTGACGGCCTTCTGAATGGCCACGTCGCTGATATGATGCCTTCGCACCACGCCGGCCCGCGGATCCGTCGACAGCGTCGGACTGGGGAAAACCCAGAACCAACTCCATTCGCGGCCGGCATTGGGATACTTGGTGGCCAGCGCGTCCGGCATGTATACCGGGCCGATCTGGGACAGGCGGTCGCTGTCGAATAGTTGGCGGGCATGGGCCAGGTGCGCGCGCAGGGCCGCCTTGACCGAATCGGCCATCAGCGTTGAACGATCCTTGTCCCCCTTTCCGGCTCGAACAAAAACGAGCGAATTCTCGAAATCGAGGTCCTTGATGCGCAGCCGGCAGCATTCCATGACTCGCAGGCCTCCCCCGTATATCACCTCCGCCATCAAGCGCGCTGTGCCTTGCATGGCCTGGAGCAGGCATCGCATTTCCTTTACGGAAAGCACCACCGGCAGCCTGCGACCGCGCTTGGCGCGCACGCCTTCTTCCATGGACGAGAGCTCTATGTTCAGGACTTCGCGGCACATGAACAAGAGCGCGCTGAACGCCTGGTTCTGGGTGGATGCCGAAACGTTTCTTCGTAGCGCCAGCCATGCCAGGAAGTCCTTTACGGCTTGCGGTGTCACCATCCCCAGCCCCGGCACGTATTTCTCCACGTCGGACAAGTACTCGAAAAAGCGCTCCACCCAGTCGATGTAGGTTTGTTCCGTGCGAAAGGAGTAATGCTTGATGCGCAACTGTGTACGCAAGGCCTGCCGTACGTCGGCGAGGGCCGCGCGGCCATCCTTGCCGATCGCGACCAACCCGGCGCTTCGGACAGTCCAATCCTTTTCTTCTTTGAAGTTGTGAA
The window above is part of the Kiritimatiellia bacterium genome. Proteins encoded here:
- a CDS encoding O-acetyl-ADP-ribose deacetylase translates to MNLEVWRRIEIVQGDITRQSVDAIVNAANPSLLGGGGVDGAIHRAAGPELLEECRRLGGCPTGEARLTRGYGLPARFVIHTPGPVWSGGHHGEPELLAACYTNSLALASRHGLRTVAFPCISTGMYGYPIRSAAEVALSTVTDYLRDHAEIERVVHVCFSAGDLELYRQARDHLA
- a CDS encoding integron integrase, whose translation is MTLRERHGLFIQQLRKQERPDWQCDQAERALRLFLHNFKEEKDWTVRSAGLVAIGKDGRAALADVRQALRTQLRIKHYSFRTEQTYIDWVERFFEYLSDVEKYVPGLGMVTPQAVKDFLAWLALRRNVSASTQNQAFSALLFMCREVLNIELSSMEEGVRAKRGRRLPVVLSVKEMRCLLQAMQGTARLMAEVIYGGGLRVMECCRLRIKDLDFENSLVFVRAGKGDKDRSTLMADSVKAALRAHLAHARQLFDSDRLSQIGPVYMPDALATKYPNAGREWSWFWVFPSPTLSTDPRAGVVRRHHISDVAIQKAVREAALRTGIPKPLSVHTLRHSFATHLLLAGVDLRQIQEYLGHTNVETTMIYTHVVKDFRAPAQSPLDALMDNDNPARRGAETGDQAR